A part of Candida albicans SC5314 chromosome 2, complete sequence genomic DNA contains:
- a CDS encoding linker nucleoporin (Ortholog(s) have structural constituent of nuclear pore activity and role in nuclear pore organization, poly(A)+ mRNA export from nucleus, protein import into nucleus, ribosomal large subunit export from nucleus), whose protein sequence is MFGNKPATSGTGFSFGQTNQTAANGTNQTSQQQQQQPAVTIGSTTQSVINPPNGPTTGTTTNFSLPVSVNTSNSSKLLKELLESANNLPKTNDNIQLGSIHLTLNELERKSQQLRKQSEKDTNFTKAHYLLAGSGISADDIEDELNAIHIPKTGGRIPSHRAIVGAENIENYLSAKKDENILNTIEQSLSLASKDFDNYIDANISIDWKVRRDELRKAVGLKTNTKFNEETLKNSIIWKSNSAASNILTPLNTSSSSIRQISREKFENQAKIIYSLNEARLQNKSFPLCLNFNEVNKLQNDIKAKQIAEIWKILISLTGEKTAKTSQEQKFFNTTKADLNAIIVTNSITYLQQEFFNYIDELYLKDGDKPQSFAPPTNINKVSYFVHQIVLKNDPDLINKTLLVNGTPIWVLIFYLIRAGLYLEADELVQRNREQFNKFDKNFPVYVKSYVENTNHVLPSDLNERLHKEFNQQFQFIINDVDNNVNYDPYKYSVYKTIGKCDLSNKSLPRSVNLSIEDWTWFHLSIINANQPGSESNLIFENYTLSDLQNKIIQLGPKNFMSSPNNPLYLKTLILTGLYEMAVQYSYEYVNESDAVHLAIGLAYYGLLKCSNFNKDNILTVNNNEYEINYGRLVGAYTTTFKISDPKVACEYLIMIALANGGESKSALLVCHEALRELILISREFGVLLGELNQTNGTKIPGILERQRKLIKLESLDQFYQQIIEVAANKCQEEGRIFDALLLYQLCCDYDTVVSLINKLLAEILATTDLNKPIIKSGNYEVISTGYITKEVDDTIDNNIILLAQHIMKVFNNNSHILGKLSSKVKHTSELLLPIIGIRDLFIKKDWRQVINDINQLGLIPVGVNDDLIKIRTMSESIQNNDLDDNLIKIIPSLLIMVMTSISHINYNILTKKYQSYGNEKQELIHWKKIAKNCMIYAGMVQYKMPRETYSLLINLESSL, encoded by the coding sequence ATGTTTGGAAATAAACCAGCTACATCTGGAACAGGGTTTTCTTTTGGTCAGACCAACCAAACTGCTGCAAATGGAACAAACCAGACctcacaacaacaacagcaacaaccaGCTGTAACCATTGGATCAACAACACAATCAGTAATCAACCCTCCAAATGGTCCAACTACcggaacaacaacaaactttTCTCTTCCTGTATCAGTAAACACTTCGAATAGCTCTAAATTATTGAAGGAGTTATTGGAATCAGCCAACAATTTACCGAAAACTAATGACAACATTCAATTGGGATCCATTCACCTTACTTTGAATGaattagaaagaaaatcacAACAATTAAGGAAACAATCAGAAAAAGATACCAATTTCACCAAAGCCCATTACTTATTGGCAGGTAGTGGAATCAGTGctgatgatattgaagatgaattaaATGCAATTCATATACCTAAAACTGGTGGGAGAATACCAAGCCATCGTGCCATTGTTGGTGcagaaaatattgaaaattatttaaGTGCCAAGAAGgatgaaaatattttaaacaCCATTGAacaatcattatcattggCATCAAAAGATTTTGACAACTACATTGATGCCAACATATCCATTGATTGGAAAGTTAGAAGAGATGAATTGAGAAAAGCAGTTGGTTTGAAAACAAACACTAAATTCAATGAAgaaactttgaaaaattccattatttggaaatcaaattctgCTGCTTCAAACATTTTAACTCCATTAaatacttcttcttcttcaatcaGACAAATTTCaagagaaaaatttgaaaatcaagccaaaattatttattcattgaATGAAGCAAgattacaaaataaaagtttCCCCTTGTGTTTAAATTTCAATGAAGTTAATAAACTTcaaaatgatattaaagCTAAACAAATTGCtgaaatttggaaaattttgatttctttaacTGGTGAAAAAACCGCTAAAACTTCTcaagaacaaaaatttttcaatactaCCAAAGCAGATCTTAACGCTATAATTGTCACCAACAGTATAACTTATTTGCAAcaagaatttttcaattatattgatgaattatatCTTAAAGATGGTGATAAACCACAGAGTTTTGCCCCACcaacaaatattaataaagtATCTTATTTTGTTCATCAAATTGTGTTGAAAAATGACCCTGATTTGATCAACAAAACTTTATTGGTAAATGGAACTCCTATTTGGGTATTGATCTTTTATCTTATACGTGCTGGATTATATTTGGAAGCTGACGAATTGGTTCAACGTAATCGTGAACAGTTCAACAAGTTTGACAAAAATTTCCCTGTTTACGTAAAGAGTTATGTGGAAAACACTAATCACGTTTTACCTTCAGATTTGAATGAAAGATTACACAAAGaattcaatcaacaattccaattcattattaatgatgTGGATAACAATGTGAACTACGATCCTTATAAATATTCCGTTTATAAGACTATTGGGAAATGTGATTTAAGTAACAAATCATTACCTCGTTCAGTGAATTTAAGTATTGAAGATTGGACATGGTTTCATTTATCTATTATTAATGCTAATCAACCGGGATCTGAatctaatttaatttttgaaaattacACTTTATCagatttacaaaataaaattattcaattagGTCCTAAAAATTTCATGTCATCTCCAAATAATCCATTATATCTCAAGACTTTAATCTTGACTGGACTTTACGAAATGGCAGTACAATACTCTTATGAGTACGTAAATGAATCTGATGCAGTTCATTTGGCTATAGGTTTAGCTTATTATGGATTATTGAAATGTTCTAATTTCAACAAGGACAATATTTTGACTGTCAATAACAATGAAtatgaaatcaattatgGAAGATTAGTTGGGGCATATACCACCACTTTTAAAATAAGTGATCCAAAAGTTGCTTGTGAATATCTCATTATGATTGCCTTGGCCAATGGAGGTGAATCTAAAAGTGCTCTTCTTGTTTGTCATGAAGCATTACGTGagttgatattgatttctCGTGAATTTGGTGTATTACTTGGAgaattaaatcaaacaaatgGAACAAAAATACCAGGGATCTTAGAAAGACAACggaaattgattaaattggAAAGTTTagatcaattttatcaacaaattattgaagTTGCTGCTAATAAATGTCAAGAAGAAGGTAGAATCTTTGATGCATTGTtattatatcaattatGTTGTGATTATGACACGGTTGTTTCTTTGattaacaaattattaGCAGAAATACTTGCCACCACTGATTTGAATAAACCTATTATTAAATCAGGTAATTATGAAGTTATATCTACGGGATATATCACTAAAGAAGTTGATGACACCATTgacaataatattattttattggcTCAACATATTATGaaagttttcaataataatagtcaTATACTTGGAAAATTATCATCTAAAGTGAAACATACATCAGAGTTATTACTTCCAATAATTGGAATTAGAgatttatttatcaaaaaagatTGGCGTCAGGTTATCAATGACATTAATCAATTAGGACTTATTCCAGTTGGGGTTAATGATGATCTTATTAAAATTAGAACAATGAGTGAATCAATacaaaataatgatttagatgataatttaattaaaattattccatcattattaattatgGTAATGACCAGTATTTCTcatataaattataatattttaactaaaaaatatcaatctTATGGTaatgaaaaacaagaattgattcattggaaaaaaattgctAAAAATTGTATGATTTATGCTGGAATGGTTCAATATAAAATGCCTAGAGAAACTTATAGTctattaattaatttggAATCACTGTTATAA
- a CDS encoding uncharacterized protein (Has domain(s) with predicted L-ascorbic acid binding, iron ion binding, oxidoreductase activity, acting on paired donors, with incorporation or reduction of molecular oxygen and oxidoreductase activity, more) — protein sequence MHTFYLPFILSLSMPPKKKSSKTIYKFPQSFHDLPKSLSKNYYQPEPESIINDQIIIIKNFFNKDLCNELIKSFETQLNMETTPLIKSKEYAARFNDRSSMNDLLSANILWQYLQKILLDNPYNDEDLKEINQIFQDAVGLNPQLRVYRYTRGHHFGKHYDDSVICPIPPQGTKKGFTKWTLLIYLTGDEEFKGGGTIFYPEIKNIKPLNIHPNKGMALLHKHGDDCLKHEAEMVANGAKWVLRSDVVFPI from the coding sequence ATGCATACTTTCTATCTTCCTTTCATTCTTTCATTGTCAATGCCacctaaaaagaaatcttctaaaacaatttacaaattCCCTCAATCTTTTCATGATTTACCTAAATCACTTtccaaaaattattatcaaccaGAACCAGAATCTATAATTAATGATcaaatcataatcatcaaaaattttttcaataaagatttatgtaatgaattaatcaaatcatttgaaaCTCAACTCAATATGGAAACAACCCCTTTAATCAAAAGTAAAGAATATGCTGCAAGATTTAATGATAGACTGTCAAtgaatgatttattatctGCCAATATCCTATGGcaatatttacaaaaaattttactCGATAATCCttataatgatgaagatttaaaagaaattaatcaaatttttcaagatGCAGTAGGATTAAATCCACAACTACGAGTTTATAGATATACACGAGGTCATCATTTTGGTAAACATTATGATGATTCAGTGATATGTCCAATCCCACCACAAGGAACTAAAAAAGGTTTTACAAAATGgacattattgatttatttaactggagatgaagaatttaaaGGTGGTGGCACGATTTTTTATCCCGAAATTAAGAACATTAAACCATTGAATATTCATCCTAATAAAGGGATGGCTCTTTTACATAAACATGGTGATGATTGTTTAAAACATGAGGCAGAGATGGTTGCAAATGGAGCAAAATGGGTATTACGTAGTGATGTTGTATTTCCTATCTAA
- a CDS encoding uncharacterized protein (Ortholog(s) have DNA helicase activity, role in establishment of sister chromatid cohesion, interstrand cross-link repair, mitotic sister chromatid cohesion and cytosol, nuclear chromatin, site of double-strand break localization) — translation MVSESCSRNYNHPYTPYDIQIQLMDAIYNTIENGYKIGLFESPTGTGKTLSIICSSMTWLRTFKRNNTFLETNNEVEDVYESESEEDEPEWVKKAYQSSIVNRSKNKLIEYEHYLDKIEKEHAQNKRKEEELEIKVHKRRKAMTAAGTDLSEESYLPMDYYSDSEVGKIEDQNLAITKEINRLLKKVENKEEVSYINECPIKIFFSSRTHSQLNQFSSQLRLTNFQASFEDLEERTKYIPLGSRKQLCINEKVRSKGNDQSVNDACLDLQRETNGCQYLPKNYMMSSVTKEFADLSLAKIRDIEDLNELGIELNICPYYSVRKGIEMTEIISLPYQMIFQDTTRKILNLDIKDSIIIIDEAHNIIDVITSMYSIKITSDQLNKVIKSLKIYLNKFLKRLNSGNRINLMKLIKICQILLKFLNTNSEKVKSGDEVQIQDIFKDSTGDLVNIHKLDQFLTKSKIAYKIESYIEKTEMETDNGEKKGRITNSGGSSSSSSSSNPLLFTIIKFLRTLTNLSKEGKFFWDNENGTISLNYMLLDPSAVFKEIVDQAKCVLLCGGTMEPMSDYMDYLFPSVPTNKINTFACGHVIPKENLQVFPISQWNDTNFEFSYQKRNDSKQLMALGEFLIEITKRVPYGVVIFFPSYKYLDQVLQFWRDTKILTSIESEKTIFREPKDPSNVEKVLNEYGYLIQTERKGAILFSVVGGKMSEGINFSDDLARAVIMVGLPYPNAYSGEMVTKRKYIETSELSNGGTTTDAKEKSRNYYENLCMRAVNQSIGRSIRHINDYSIIYLVDRRFSTPRIQNKLSQWVKERISITTTNNNNNNSIYIMESTTDFFNIIR, via the coding sequence ATGGTGTCTGAATCATGTTCAAGAAACTATAACCATCCATATACTCCATATGATATTCAAATCCAGTTGATGGATGCCATATATAATACTATTGAGAATGGCTATAAAATAGGACTATTTGAGAGTCCCACTGGAACAGGTAAAACTTTATCTATAATATGTTCATCAATGACATGGTTACGAACTTTCAAGAGGAATAATACATTTCTAGAGACAAATAATGAGGTTGAAGATGTATATGAGAGTGAAAGTGAAGAGGATGAACCTGAATGGGTCAAAAAAGCTTATCAAAGTTCAATTGTAAACCGATCGAAAAACAAACTAATTGAATATGAACATTATTTGGATAAAATAGAAAAGGAACATGCCCAGAACAAAcgaaaagaagaagaactaGAGATAAAAGTACATAAAAGACGCAAAGCCATGACAGCAGCAGGAACAGATCTTTCAGAAGAGTCATATTTACCAATGGATTATTATAGTGATTCAGAAGTTGGCAAAATTGAGGATCAAAATCTAGCTATCACCAAAGAGATAAATCgacttttgaaaaaagtggaaaataaagaagaagtatCTTATATTAACGAATGTCCGATAAAGAtatttttctcttctcGTACTCATTCCCagttgaatcaattttccAGTCAATTAAGATTAACAAATTTCCAAGCCTCATTTGAAGATCTAGAAGAACGTACAAAATATATACCATTAGGATCAAGAAAACAACTTTGTATCAATGAGAAAGTTAGATCAAAGGGGAATGATCAAAGTGTGAATGATGCATGTCTTGATTTACAACGTGAAACTAATGGATGTCAATATTTACCGAAAAATTATATGATGTCTAGTGTTACCAAAGAATTTGCTGATTTAAGTTTGGCTAAAATCAGAGATATAGAAgatttgaatgaattagggattgaattgaatatttgtCCTTATTATTCAGTACGGAAAGGGATAGAGATGACAGAAATTATATCATTACCATATCAAATGATTTTCCAAGacacaacaagaaaaatattaaatttggatataaaagattcaataattataattgatGAGGCAcataatattattgatgtAATAACGTCAATGTATTCGATAAAAATTACTCtggatcaattgaataaagtaatcaaatctttgaaaatatatttaaacAAGTTTCTTAAAAGATTAAATAGTGGGAatagaatcaatttaatgaaattgatcaaaataTGTCAAATTTTActtaaatttttaaacacCAATCTGGAAAAAGTTAAATCTGGTGATGAAGTACAAATACAAGATATATTCAAAGATTCCACGGGGGATTTGGTCAATATCCATAAACTAGATCAATTTTTAACCAAATCTAAAATTGCatacaaaattgaatcttacattgaaaaaactgaAATGGAAACTGATAATGGGGAGAAAAAAGGAAGAATCACCAatagtggtggtagtagtagtagtagtagtagttcTAATCCACTTTTATTTACtattataaaatttttaagAACTTTGACAAATCTATCTAAAGAAGGGAAATTTTTCTGggataatgaaaatggaacaatttcattaaattataTGTTACTTGATCCTAGTGCTGTAttcaaagaaattgttgatcaaGCAAAATGTGTATTATTATGTGGTGGAACAATGGAACCAATGTCAGATTATATGGATTATTTATTCCCTAGTGTaccaacaaataaaatcaacacTTTTGCATGTGGACATGTAATTCCAAAGGAAAATCTTCAAGTGTTCCCCATTAGTCAATGGAATGAcacaaattttgaatttctgTATCAAAAACGAAATGATTCTAAACAATTAATGGCACTAGGTGAATTTCTTATTGAAATTACTAAACGAGTTCCCTATGGAGTTGTGATATTTTTCCCAAgttataaatatttggatCAAGTTTTACAATTTTGGAGAGACACCAAAATATTGACATCTATTGAATCCGAAAAAACGATATTTAGAGAACCTAAAGATCCATCTAACGTTGAAAAAGTATTAAATGAGTATGgttatttaattcaaaCTGAACGTAAAGGagcaattttattttctgtAGTTGGAGGTAAGATGTCTGAAGGGATAAATTTCTCTGATGATTTAGCAAGAGCAGTGATTATGGTAGGCTTACCATATCCTAATGCATATTCCGGAGAAATGGTGACCAAAAGAAAGTATATTGAGACATCTGAGTTGTCAAATGGTGGTACCACTACTGATgctaaagaaaaatcacGAAATTATTATGAAAATCTTTGTATGAGAGCAGTCAATCAAAGTATTGGTCGAAGTATAAGACATATCAATGATTAttctattatttatttagtAGACAGACGATTTTCAACCCCAAGAATACAAAATAAACTAAGTCAATGGgtaaaagaaagaatttccatcaccaccaccaataataataataataatagtataTACATTATGGAGTCAACTActgatttcttcaatataaTTAGATAG
- a CDS encoding uncharacterized protein (Protein of unknown function; transcript detected on high-resolution tiling arrays), with the protein MFSSFHHIFFFFSLPRSISFHPKYIKYLLLTATTDVLVFILTKLVIVDWPNCFNNWSEVITRMSVDPTTSNNQTNNQELSNLSLQIDETSSSNVERKKRPLNLIPSSPPESPNARDSTSDNMIYIGEEFTEHLEQSEEMEDCFQSINEIFEIIQQREVYDNPEFEVVAKRLTLLRIEIENLVYSERNSTNPSQ; encoded by the coding sequence ATGTTTTCATCTTTCCAccacattttttttttttttagtctTCCTCGATCCATTAGTTTTCATCCTAAGTATATCAAATACTTACTACTCACTGCTACTACAGACGTACTAGTATTTATCTTGACGAAATTGGTAATAGTTGATTGGCCgaattgttttaataattggtCGGAAGTAATCACAAGAATGAGTGTCGATCCAACTACTAGTAACAATCAAACTAACAATCAAGAGCTCTCCAATCTCAGTTTACAAATTGACGAAACCAGCTCCTCTAATGTTGAAAGGAAGAAAAGACCACTTAATCTTATCCCTTCACTGCCACCGGAGCTGCCCAATGCAAGAGATTCAACAAGTGACAATATGATTTATATAGGAGAAGAATTTACAGAACATCTTGAACAACTGGAAGAAATGGAAGATTGTTTTCAGCTGATTAATGagatatttgaaattattcaaCAACGGGAAGTATACGATAACCCAGAGTTCGAAGTCGTTGCCAAAAGACTTACTTTACTTAGAATAGAGATTGAGAATTTGGTTTATAGTGAGAGAAACTCAACTAATCCTAGTcagtaa
- a CDS encoding uncharacterized protein (Ortholog of C. dubliniensis CD36 : Cd36_16140, C. parapsilosis CDC317 : CPAR2_213870, Candida tenuis NRRL Y-1498 : CANTEDRAFT_92202 and Debaryomyces hansenii CBS767 : DEHA2A01980g) codes for MSLINPIKVKRVNLAYSQNSPIEWSDNLQLSLNSYTDLTVLDPKLPDYHSIITDKDDKTVLDAKELFSETILLHNESISLLPLGRFNKIIITDTDEGLNLVASEPNIVLQQWTPNCETTRDNLLGVLFNSGELLILGRKNVQLSNYVIRINVFNILVEKYNIQCDLENMFVTAEEYKKLKIKYFAFSKYHGSLALTIVDHNDSLLLFTIDEKTFATTLLFEKKLDIRVLKIVWSIDYEYLIVIGLDSSITSYLVKDNFEKSSVIHPPTRFKTFCYKFVKSDDKSYLISAFTGKIVVSEIGGANYEFKLDTYAACNSIVSGITNGVLTLLLSFDTGKFKTIKFDITSKDFTQVPLDKSIIAFVNKSLYAYQFQNDNDSSKGTPEPIMKLFGINSLPNGTLAIFYKVTSANVIEYRSMAFSDVNVRFLKLSEPIGNEYQVHNRTSIAKFIENCIGDFHNFPTISNDLRLLRKDRVNKFIENFKTFKEQYLLSNFDFGSDLHPSSDFETTLKKNFIENSVVIQAQYLYILATFIESGLTPISSEKPTEVDVMVKEIQDYKKSIENSIIIYLRKLILGFYNGKTVTDEYGKFSLITMLKQLRRLNDVTEFNISESAAVTTKTRYYSETFQVSVNDIDDDNNLHIVSTSGHGWTQCQLTNIPLLQMNNKTDERAQFRYAIRDEEFGELVNTLLDTIDFCYITGNKIYPLK; via the coding sequence ATGTCATTGATCAATCCAATCAAAGTAAAACGTGTGAATTTGGCTTATAGTCAAAATAGTCCAATTGAATGGTCTGACAACTTACAATTGTCTTTAAATCTGTACACTGATTTGACTGTATTGGATCCTAAATTGCCAGATTACCATCTGATAATCACTGACAAAGATGATAAAACTGTATTAGATGCTAAGGAATTATTTTCGGAAACGATTCTTTTACataatgaatcaattagTTTACTACCGTTAGGGagatttaataaaatcattattactGATACTGATGAAGGATTGAATCTTGTTGCTTCTGAACCAAACATAGTATTGCAACAATGGACACCCAATTGTGAAACAACTAGAGACAATTTACTTGgagttttatttaattctGGTGAATTACTAATATTAGGTAGGAAAAATGTCCAACTTCTGAATTATGTTATAAGAATTAATGTGTTCAATATAttggttgaaaaatataatatcCAATgtgatttggaaaatatgTTTGTCACTGCAGAGGAATataaaaagttgaaaataaaatactTTGCATTTAGTAAATATCACGGATCCTTAGCTTTGACTATTGTTGATCATAATGATTCATTACTATTGTTTACCATTGATGAAAAGACATTTGCAACAACactattatttgaaaaaaagttaGATATTAGGGTGTTGAAAATAGTATGGTCTATTGACTATGAATATCTTATTGTAATTGGATTAGATAGTTCAATAACATCATATCTTGTTAAAgacaattttgaaaagcTGAGTGTGATCCATCCACCAACACGATTCAAAACTTTTTGTTACAAATTTGTCAAATCCGATGACAAATCTTATTTAATAAGTGCTTTCACTGGGAAAATTGTTGTGTCGGAAATAGGAGGTGCCAACTATGAATTCAAGCTTGATACCTACGCAGCttgtaattcaattgtatcAGGAATAACAAATGGTGTTTTAACTTTGCTTTTATCGTTCGATACTGgtaaattcaaaacaataaaatttgaCATTACTTCAAAAGACTTTACTCAAGTTCCATTGGATAAATCTATTATTGCTTTTGTCAATAAGTCTCTTTATGCATACCAATTCCAAAACGATAATGACTCATCCAAGGGGACACCTGAaccaataatgaaattatttggCATTAATTCGTTACCCAATGGAACATTAGCTATTTTCTATAAAGTTACATCTGCAAATGTCATTGAGTACCGTTCTATGGCGTTCCTGGATGTCAACGTCAggtttttgaaattgagtGAACCAATTGGAAACGAATATCAAGTCCATAACAGAACTTCCATAGCAAAATTTATAGAAAATTGCATTGGTgattttcataattttcCTACAATCAGTAATGATTTGAGATTGTTGAGAAAAGATCgagttaataaattcattgaaaatttcaagaCTTTTAAAGAACAATATTTGCTTAgcaattttgattttggttcCGACTTACATCCACTGTCGGATTTCGAAACAACActcaagaaaaatttcattgaaaacTCTGTTGTGATTCAAGCACAAtatctttatattttagCCACTTTTATTGAGAGTGGATTGACGCCAATTTCATCTGAGAAACCTACTGAAGTTGATGTCATGGTGAAAGAAATCCAAGATTATAAAAAGTCAATTGAGAATTCGATCATCATATATTTAAGAAAGTTAATTTTGGGATTTTACAATGGCAAGACTGTAACCGATGAATACGGtaaattttcattgatcACCATGTTGAAACAGCTTCGAAGATTAAATGATGTTACCGAGTTTAATATATCTGAATCGGCAGCGGTAACTACTAAAACTAGGTACTATTCAGAGACATTCCAAGTGAGTGTTAATGATAtcgatgatgataataatctCCATATTGTATCTACTCTGGGCCATGGATGGACACAATGTCAACTCACAAATATTCCATTATTgcaaatgaataataaaaccGATGAAAGAGCACAGTTTCGATATGCTATCAGAGATGAGGAATTTGGCGAGTTGGTTAATACATTGTTGGATACGATAGATTTCTGTTACATTACAGGGAATAAGATTTATCCATTGAAATGA
- the CHA1 gene encoding Cha1p (Similar to catabolic ser/thr dehydratases; repressed by Rim101; induced in low iron; regulated on white-opaque switch; filament induced; Tn mutation affects filamentation; flow model biofilm induced; Spider biofilm repressed) gives MSTSMDLQPYTKLSQPYIQTSLTEVTNILPTKPPCRIFFKNELEQPSGSFKLRGIGHLVHKSIENALKNHSNKTIHVFASSGGNAGLAAAYSAQFYKVKCTVVLPIISKPVVQEKLKSYGARIVLFGNTINEADQHLKNLMSSIDLDSIYPVYCHPFNNPLIWNGHSSLVDEVSQQLDSKDRKLLKGMVCSFGGGGLYNGIYQGMVKNQIRGDILLIETLQAPTLTQSLEADEVITLKSVNSLATSLACSYTTEQSLKYYKDQSLVKSQVELIDDIDSLRACVAFEKCFGKVVEPACGAAMAVVYNKIDLLYKNFKHLQPEDIVVIVVCGGSCTTGSDLKGFEKMIQKSEIKL, from the coding sequence ATGTCGACTTCAATGGATTTGCAGCCATACACAAAATTGTCACAGCCATATATTCAAACTTCATTGACTGAAGTAACAAACATATTACCTACAAAACCACCGTGTcgtatttttttcaaaaatgaattggaaCAACCATCGGGGAGTTTTAAATTAAGAGGAATTGGTCATTTAGTACATAAATCAATAGAAAATGCCCTTAAAAACCATCTGAACAAAACTATTCATGTGTTTGCTTCTAGTGGTGGTAATGCTGGCTTAGCAGCTGCTTATCTGGCTCAATTTTATAAAGTTAAATGTACAGTTGTATTaccaataatttcaaagcCAGTGGTgcaagaaaaattaaaatcttATGGTGCCAgaattgttttgtttggGAATACTATTAACGAAGCTGATcaacatttgaaaaatttaatgagTTCGATTGATTtagattcaatttatccAGTTTATTGTCATCCTTTTAATAATCCATTGATTTGGAATGGTCATTCCTCGTTAGTCGATGAAGTGAGTCAACAATTGGATTCTAAAGATAGAAAATTGTTAAAGGGAATGGTTTGTTCCTTTGGTGGTGGCGGATTATATAATGGTATCTATCAAGGTATGGttaaaaatcaaattagaGGGGATATTTTACTTATTGAAACACTTCAGGCACCAACATTGACTCAATCTTTAGAGGCTGATGAAGTCATCACTTTGAAATCTGTCAATTCACTTGCAACTTCATTGGCTTGTTCATACACCACTGAACAATCATTGAAATACTATAAAGATCAAAGTTTGGTTAAATCTCAAGTGGAACTCATCGACGATATAGATTCATTAAGAGCATGTGTtgcttttgaaaaatgttttGGTAAAGTTGTTGAGCCAGCTTGTGGAGCAGCAATGGCAGTTGTTTATAACAAAATTGACTTGTTGTACAAGAATTTTAAACATTTGCAACCAGaagatattgttgttattgttgtatGTGGCGGTTCATGTACTACAGGGTCTGATCTTAAAgggtttgaaaaaatgatACAGAAATcagaaattaaattatag